The Trypanosoma brucei gambiense DAL972 chromosome 10, complete sequence genome has a segment encoding these proteins:
- a CDS encoding GTP binding protein, putative translates to MSVSATPYKRQDAITAKTVLLGESAVGKSSIALRFARNEFSSNQETTIGAAFLSRSVTVSATSQSGGGGAVANATSGTIKFEIWDTAGQERYRSLAPIYYRGACGALVVYDITSAESLKKAQMWMRELRANADPTLLIILVGNKKDMESLRQVSYEDGAAVAQEEDVNGFFEVSAKENVNVEEVFAKLARLLLEHGLGANSGPGSLSGPRGAQRLEPPTRQQKKEGGCAC, encoded by the coding sequence ATGTCGGTGTCAGCGACACCATACAAACGACAGGATGCAATAACCGCCAAAACTGTTTTGCTCGGGGAGAGTGCAGTAGGAAAGAGTTCCATTGCTCTACGGTTTGCGCGCAACGAGTTCTCCTCGAACCAAGAAACCACTATTGGCGCCGCCTTCCTCTCGCGAAGCGTTACGGTATCGGCAACTTCACAATCCGGTGGCGGGGGCGCAGTAGCAAATGCCACTAGTGGGACAATCAAATTCGAAATATGGGATACAGCAGGGCAGGAGCGCTACCGCTCTCTCGCTCCCATCTACTACCGTGGAGCGTGTGGCGCACTTGTGGTGTACGATATAACGAGCGCAGAGAGTCTTAAAAAAGCGCAAATGTGGATGCGAGAGTTGCGAGCCAATGCAGACCCAACTCTTCTCATCATCTTGGTGGGAAATAAGAAGGACATGGAGTCTTTGCGACAGGTGTCGTACGAGGACGGTGCAGCAGTGGCTCAAGAGGAGGATGTCAACGGTTTCTTTGAGGTCTCTGCCAAAGAAAACGTGAACGTGGAAGAGGTTTTTGCAAAACTTGCGCGGCTTCTTCTTGAGCACGGTTTGGGTGCAAATTCAGGTCCCGGCTCTTTGTCTGGACCTCGTGGTGCGCAACGTCTGGAGCCCCCGACGCGTcaacagaaaaaggaaggcgGGTGTGCCTGCTGA
- a CDS encoding member of the NOL1/NOP2/sun family of proteins, producing MWKPKQRCKRQRNSLTPALSALIARVSPQLDPSAPLRFLLSFATQQTAAEGVDESNGDGASPVIEGEGIIRLCKELGDSVSGCDLWEIARRIPRSRSTPDCIDVTELCFAIDQAAAPLSVHDRRRGVGSKIPMDENAPLLKYYKGDRFASLFECTNGADVGKEWCEFLTCATSPLPMTLRVHRNERVMVSIANEFLKNDPTVSSVLRPVVPLMPTSVAFFGCSHAAYHADSYVEHICRTLHAASAVSFQEVVSALPVIVAGIQPHHTVLDMCAAPGSKTLQALDEMLKNGWNSSAVSSGVMVANEKDRVKATQTLPARLKRYHAPNVICTRCDAVQWPRLLCPTTQGDMYLGERRFDRVICDVPCSGDGTLRKEPSLASSWSAGYVKSLLPTQRALLRRGLDLLETDGILVYSTCSLQPKEDEEVVCAGLELFGDAVELLDVSSILRECGVQLHSFGGLLSPDTTHLRNSALPNSYDGRKVLRVLPHKDDTGGFFIAAFRKLSGPVPVSPPVQIRKLNHWMKGKLWLQVAKEDEVWCNITDFYGIDRNDGDSFHYYGEEEREQGGLQHREDRRGDSKFGLVPVYHLNPNGGPYRRIVLMTLAAARMLFGTRPYKGPGVEIVSAGVRAFEAYDGKFLWDATCRWRAVVESASYLSSIAHARKIVINADHHPQVVKDLLSNGFVWLHEQWRCVLCQDASTTDGDLDKGSSFLRSTNSLKDLLALRDGEGEGMLKVQELLNECVVVGGVLLGLEGGKLAHREGPWWLSGTLSRTKLEVAIDVSLRAFGLLSFLGITSEERACPPDVRDP from the coding sequence ATGTGGAAACCGAAACAGCGCTGCAAAAGACAGAGAAACTCCCTAACACCCGCACTGTCTGCACTCATCGCCCGTGTCTCTCCACAACTTGATCCATCTGCCCCACTTCGTTTTCTACTGTCGTTTGCTACCCAACAAACTGCGGCTGAGGGCGTTGATGAGTCCAATGGAGATGGTGCTTCGCCTGTTATCGAAGGCGAGGGCATCATTCGCCTTTGCAAGGAGCTTGGCGACAGTGTAAGTGGTTGCGACTTATGGGAAATTGCACGGCGCATTCCCCGTAGCCGCTCGACACCTGATTGTATTGACGTTACGGAATTGTGCTTTGCTATCGATCAGGCAGCTGCACCATTGAGCGTCCACGACCGTCGTCGAGGTGTCGGCAGTAAAATACCCATGGACGAGAATGCACCTTTGCTGAAGTACTACAAAGGTGACCGTTTCGCATCCTTATTTGAGTGCACCAACGGCGCTGATGTTGGTAAGGAATGGTGCGAGTTTCTTACGTGTGCTACGTCACCGCTTCCGATGACATTGCGGGTGCATCGAAACGAGCGGGTAATGGTTTCTATTGCTAAtgagtttttaaaaaatgatcCTACAGTGAGCTCAGTGCTGCGACCAGTGGTCCCTCTTATGCCCACCAGCGTGGCATTTTTTGGTTGTTCACATGCAGCGTATCACGCGGACTCTTACGTTGAACATATATGCCGAACTCTTCATGCGGCAAGCGCTGTATCCTTTCAGGAAGTTGTCTCCGCTTTACCGGTGATCGTCGCTGGAATTCAACCGCACCACACCGTGTTGGATATGTGTGCTGCACCTGGGAGCAAAACGTTGCAAGCTCTCGATGAAATGTTGAAAAACGGGTGGAACAGCTCGGCGGTTTCTTCTGGTGTAATGGTtgcaaacgaaaaagatcGTGTAAAGGCCACACAGACTTTACCCGCTCGTTTGAAGAGATATCACGCCCCCAATGTTATTTGTACACGTTGTGATGCCGTGCAGTGGCCACGCTTATTGTGTCCTACAACACAAGGGGACATGTACCTCGGAGAGAGACGCTTTGATCGAGTGATTTGCGATGTTCCTTGCAGTGGAGATGGTACTTTGCGTAAAGAGCCGTCACTGGCAAGCTCATGGAGTGCCGGTTACGTGAAGTCGCTTTTACCAACACAGCGGGCTTTACTTCGGCGTGGTTTGGACTTGTTGGAGACGGATGGCATTCTTGTCTACAGCACGTGTAGCTTGCAACcgaaagaagatgaagaagttgTGTGTGCTGGTTTGGAACTTTTtggggatgcagtggaactacTTGACGTTTCTTCTATATTGAGGGAATGCGGAGTTCAATTGCACTCTTTTGGTGGACTTCTTTCACCGGATACAACTCATCTCCGCAATAGCGCATTACCTAATTCATATGATGGCCGAAAAGTTCTTCGCGTGTTACCGCACAAGGACGATACTGGCGGAtttttcattgctgcttttcGTAAGCTGAGCGGACCAGTTCCTGTCTCACCTCCAGTACAGATCAGAAAACTAAATCATTGGATGAAAGGCAAGCTGTGGTTACAAGTTGCTAAGGAGGATGAAGTGTGGTGTAACATTACTGACTTTTATGGTATCGACCGCAACGATGGGGATTCTTTTCACTACTAtggtgaggaggaaagggagcaAGGTGGTTTGCAACACAGGGAGGATCGTCGTGGAGATTCAAAATTTGGCCTAGTGCCGGTTTATCACCTAAATCCAAATGGTGGACCGTACCGTAGGATTGTGCTCATGACGCTCGCAGCGGCGCGCATGCTGTTCGGAACGCGCCCGTACAAGGGTCCAGGGGTGGAGATTGTTTCGGCTGGGGTCCGTGCATTCGAGGCTTATGACGGGAAGTTTCTTTGGGATGCCACCTGTCGGTGGCGGGCAGTCGTCGAGTCTGCTTCGTACCTTTCCTCTATTGCGCATGCGCGAAAAATAGTCATCAACGCTGACCACCACCCGCAGGTAGTCAAGGATCTACTTTCTAACGGTTTTGTTTGGCTGCACGAACAGTGGCGCTGTGTTCTATGTCAAGATGCTTCCACAACGGACGGCGATCTGGACAAgggctcttcttttttgcgttCTACCAACTCTCTTAAGGACTTGCTCGCTTTGAGGGACGGAGAGGGCGAGGGCATGTTGAAGGTACAAGAACTTTTAAATGAGTGTGTCGTGGTTGGTGGCGTTCTACTGGGGTTGGAGGGTGGTAAGCTTGCTCACAGGGAAGGCCCCTGGTGGTTGAGCGGGACGTTGAGCCGTACGAAATTGGAGGTAGCTATTGACGTATCGCTTCGCGCATTTGGGCTTTTAAGCTTTTTGGGTATTACTTCTGAAGAACGGGCGTGCCCGCCAGACGTGCGTGATCCTTGA
- a CDS encoding 3', 5'-cyclic nucleotide phosphodiesterase,putative → MLEALRKCPTMFAVTSDGSSTMAKMDNSARQLALFVATTNGEFYQSNFGEEALETIKYQLGKDAGWGLFFDVLRNAFNGNCVSILARSEDTAHILCGKEDCSEKSALCFPIQKTEEDTSATILKCLVDANAVYANPKEEKNKVQKIMEELEKAKLQVRMLEEEVRVLCENNIWRRKQDTKNTLKIGKLRDNISRLSNQINPKAKEVSETSVGETSGPHAEDSYIPERKLLRLVFEKKECKEYDVELLRLIKSRWPKTEGSKACNASDCLIDPYTESELPERLSRMSKKHKMVWGALNGLDDWDYNVFELQAAIDGDDINCKNDQSGCGALFITMYALVVKYGFLRKFEINERIFLNWLSAVEGGYHANPYHNSMHAADVLHITHYLLSKGGLAELCKLNDRQVLAALFAAAIHDYNHPGINNNFSILTQTYNATLYNDRSVLENMHVASVFELMRNPALNILACFSEEHWRDFRNTVIDMVLATDMSLHEKYMTQFKRRLSEKRPFTEDCDQNLALAMALKLADISNCCRPLPLYLKWSERVSDEFYTQGDRERSLGMSCSPFMDRQTPMIAEGQTSFINYIFIPFLEVMAEFLPSMGFTLGLAAVCKSHRLVGNTGQGT, encoded by the coding sequence ATGTTGGAAGCGCTCCGAAAGTGCCCGACCATGTTTGCCGTTACATCTGATGGGTCCTCTACCATGGCCAAGATGGATAACTCGGCTCGGCAGCTTGCGCTTTTCGTGGCGACCACTAATGGTGAGTTTTATCAAAGCAATTTTGGTGAAGAGGCTCTAGAGACGATCAAATATCAGCTCGGGAAAGATGCTGGGTGGGGACTGTTCTTTGACGTACTTCGGAATGCGTTCAATGGCAATTGCGTTAGCATTCTAGCAAGATCGGAGGATACTGCGCACATTCTTTGTGGCAAAGAGGACTGTAGCGAGAAGAGTGCGCTCTGCTTTCCCATTCAAAAAACTGAGGAAGATACCTCGGCGACGATTCTCAAATGTTTGGTTGACGCGAATGCCGTTTACGCAAACCctaaggaggagaaaaacaaagttcAAAAGATAATGGAGGAGCTGGAAAAGGCAAAGTTGCAGGTGAGAATGCTGGAAGAGGAAGTGCGCGTGCTGTGTGAGAACAATATTTGGCGTAGAAAGCAGGACACCAAGAATACTCTTAAGATTGGAAAATTAAGAGACAATATTTCCCGTTTATCAAATCAAATTAAcccaaaagcaaaggaagtgTCGGAGACAAGTGTCGGAGAAACCTCGGGTCCACATGCCGAAGACTCGTATATACCGGAAAGGAAACTTCTCCGCCTGGTATTCGAGAAGAAAGAGTGCAAGGAATACGATGTGGAACTTCTACGGCTAATCAAGAGTAGGTGGCCAAAAACTGAAGGATCGAAGGCTTGCAATGCTTCAGACTGCTTGATTGATCCCTACACTGAGTCAGAACTACCTGAACGTCTTAGTCGAATGagcaaaaaacacaaaatggtTTGGGGGGCATTAAACGGGTTGGACGATTGGGACTACAACGTGTTTGAGCTTCAGGCAGCTATTGATGGGGACGATATCAATTGCAAGAATGATCAATCTGGCTGCGGCGCACTATTTATAACAATGTACGCCCTCGTAGTCAAGTATGGTTTTCTTCGTAAATTTGAAATCAACGAGcgaatttttttaaactggCTCAGTGCCGTCGAAGGTGGATACCATGCTAATCCGTATCATAACTCGATGCACGCGGCAGACGTGCTTCATATCACACACTATCTGTTAAGCAAAGGCGGTCTGGCGGAGCTATGCAAGTTGAACGACAGGCAAGTGCTTGCAGCCCTTTTTGCGGCGGCTATTCACGATTACAATCACCCCGGCATTAACAACAACTTTAGTATACTGACGCAAACGTACAACGCCACGCTTTACAATGATCGTAGTGTGCTGGAAAATATGCACGTTGCTAGCGTATTTGAGTTAATGAGAAATCCGGCGCTAAATATTTTGGCGTGCTTTTCTGAGGAACACTGGCGAGATTTCCGAAATACCGTTATCGACATGGTATTGGCCACTGACATGTCTTTGCACGAGAAGTACATGACGCAATTTAAGCGTCGTTTAAGCGAGAAGCGACCTTTTACGGAGGATTGTGATCAGAACCTCGCATTGGCGATGGCACTAAAGCTGGCTGATATTTCGAATTGTTGTCGTCCACTTCCGTTATACCTTAAATGGAGCGAGAGGGTGTCCGACGAGTTCTACACGCAAGGTGACCGGGAGCGATCCCTGGGTATGTCATGTAGTCCGTTCATGGACCGCCAAACCCCTATGATTGCTGAGGGACAGACGTCGTTCATAAACTATATCTTCATTCCCTTCCTCGAAGTGATGGCCGAGTTTCTACCCAGTATGGGATTTACATTGGGTTTAGCGGCAGTTTGCAAATCCCACCGCCTGGTGGGTAACACTGGACAGGGAACCTAg
- a CDS encoding protein kinase A catalytic subunit, which yields MKSDGCLTRKDVSSWKLQDLEIRETIGTGTFGRVRLCRHRASGQYVVLKILKKQEILRMKQVDHILAESSILQELSHPFIVTMYKGFMDDDRLYLLLEYVVGGELFSHLRKAGKFPNDVAKFYSAEVVLAFEYIHECGIVYRDLKPENVLLDKQGNIKITDFGFAKRVRDRTYTLCGTPEYLAPEIIQSKGHDRAVDWWTLGILLYEMLVGYPPFFDESPFRTYEKILEGKLQFPKWVEMRAKDLIKSFLTIEPTKRLGSVKRGVQDVKRHKFYSGVNWNVLLQRGVAAPIHVRLNNDGDTRYFDRYPESPRHPLQPLTEAQQELFSGFCDGEYTRI from the coding sequence ATGAAGTCGGATGGGTGCTTGACAAGGAAGGACGTGTCCAGCTGGAAGCTGCAAGACCTGGAGATCCGAGAGACAATAGGTACCGGTACTTTTGGGCGCGTCCGCCTATGTAGACACAGGGCTTCTGGACAATACGTTGTTTTGAAGATTCTTAAAAAGCAGGAAATTTTGCGTATGAAACAGGTAGACCATATACTGGCCGAGTCGAGTATTCTACAGGAGTTGAGCCATCCATTTATTGTGACAATGTATAAAGGTTTTATGGATGATGACCGATTGTACCTCCTCCTCGAGTATGTGGTGGGTGGCGAGCTGTTCTCCCACCTCCGGAAGGCGGGAAAATTCCCTAATGATGTAGCCAAGTTCTACTCCGCAGAAGTGGTTTTGGCGTTTGAATATATTCATGAGTGCGGCATCGTATACCGTGACTTGAAGCCAGAAAATGTGCTTTTGGACAAGCAGGGAAACATTAAGATTACGGACTTTGGGTTCGCGAAACGCGTTAGGGACAGAACGTACACGCTATGTGGGACTCCAGAGTATCTTGCGCCGGAGATAATCCAAAGTAAAGGTCACGATCGGGCTGTGGATTGGTGGACACTCGGAATTCTTCTCTATGAGATGCTTGTCGGTTATCCTCCTTTTTTCGACGAGAGTCCTTTTAGAACATACGAAAAAATTTTAGAGGGGAAACTTCAGTTTCCAAAGTGGGTGGAGATGCGGGCGAAGGACCTCATAAAGAGTTTTCTAACAATTGAACCAACGAAACGCCTTGGGTCAGTAAAACGTGGTGTGCAGGACGTTAAGCGACACAAGTTCTACAGTGGGGTTAATTGGAACGTTCTCCTACAGAGAGGTGTCGCCGCTCCCATTCACGTGCGTCTAAACAACGATGGTGACACTAGGTACTTCGATCGTTATCCAGAAAGTCCTCGCCATCCACTTCAACCTTTGACTGAGGCACAGCAGGAGTTATTCTCGGGGTTTTGCGATGGTGAATACACGAGGATCTGA
- a CDS encoding S. cerevisiae Vps16 homolog, putative — protein sequence MSRPRRFVRTARVGAWIALGRENVVRLVDFDDLLWGLDVDFFRYDIAYCRSGGLLALYHRNVSSSGSRGSVIKLYNANGTPHPLSPQIYLDDMTNLMFACWDYPKDNLIVVSNSGALRFFNFRGEPIGSSLRVPVPSLCTSTEAGVALLVGLQELRLVLVESGSTEGYEAVSISIPRLLHDNKPCSMLAVPPRFSDSGHTEIFVPFVTTENASTVYHIVFHEKYMCHDLGVYIEGGNFVHMALSPNGRSVAFMVRDGTVYVASRSFDDITRLLNINTDVIPSQFMWCGDRCISYLHRNKQFDAALNFPTTLSLLSVDDPDKSDYLNDIPVDAHLVPECDGVRILSARSYQFLQVVPEPVRRIFSVGSRAKSAMLLSAYDEFMCGNANSVKIIRDLQRDKHGLSEAVDDCIAAAKFELSVSQQKRLMRVAAFGKSFCAMYESDVFVDVIRHLRAVNMLCKSKAGTLLSQAQLSELKEKLVRRLALLNYHQLAYHVCELLGFSAKDVMMEWAMLMLTNSSVSQADEGRLVSRVVDKLKCCKQSAYCEIALKLYRSQRVSAALAVLEAETSVSERISHLLQINQLEEGLRQAIRSGDTGLIFTVIKYLISSESSDALTLLKKFVTSRRMLFAFAKSARVTNSKVMEIFKTYPDECAYLDLLRYLEEVRVSTGKRGEGGQSCEDLLVIKLNIVRSTLLSCPMGTVNIPSKGGLSGSTYSHSLLSGSFRPPSDSEKWLRLHMDLMEEQKNLVKKLKDRRFLDASVTKTITLCHEHGCKDVADRIKNKFGVSDKMNTWCMVKAAVETKQWNLVDEISDIRGKGRSPVSGFAFVRALFANCQRQQAKQYIPKIPQIEWRMEYYVLCGDWKTAGADCRRHSEPELLSQLKDRAKGDTDALRQIEEGWNSVQESGAVRLAKLFG from the coding sequence ATGTCACGTCCAAGAAGGTTTGTGAGAACTGCAAGGGTTGGCGCATGGATAGCTCTTGGTCGAGAAAATGTAGTTCGACTTGTTGACTTTGATGATTTACTGTGGGGACTGGACGTTGACTTTTTCAGGTATGATATTGCTTATTGTCGTTCGGGTGGACTACTGGCCTTGTATCATCGTAATGTATCTTCTTCGGGGAGTAGGGGAAGCGTTATCAAACTTTACAACGCCAACGGGACACCACATCCTTTATCTCCGCAAATATATTTGGATGATATGACAAACTTAATGTTTGCATGTTGGGATTATCCCAAAGATAATCTTATAGTCGTTTCTAATTCTGGGGCGCtgcgtttttttaattttagaGGAGAACCTATTGGGTCGTCTCTGAGGGTTCCAGTACCATCTTTATGTACTAGCACCGAAGCCGGTGTTGCCTTGCTTGTAGGACTTCAGGAACTCCGACTGGTACTGGTTGAGAGCGGCAGTACTGAGGGGTACGAAGCGGTCTCGATTTCAATACCTCGTCTGCTTCATGATAATAAACCTTGTTCAATGTTAGCAGTACCGCCGCGATTTAGCGATAGTGGGCATACCGAGATTTTTGTACCTTTTGTTACAACGGAAAACGCTTCGACCGTTTATCATATCGTATTTCACGAAAAGTATATGTGCCACGATCTGGGTGTTTACATCGAAGGTGGGAATTTTGTTCATATGGCGCTTTCTCCCAACGGCCGAAGTGTGGCTTTTATGGTTCGTGATGGTACAGTATATGTTGCTTCACGTTCTTTTGATGATATCACACGTCTTTTGAACATAAACACAGATGTAATACCATCTCAGTTTATGTGGTGTGGGGATAGGTGCATATCGTACTTGCATCGGAATAAGCAGTTCGATGCTGCGCTTAATTTTCCAACGACTCTCAGTTTACTCAGTGTCGATGATCCGGATAAATCAGATTACCTCAACGATATTCCGGTCGATGCCCACCTGGTTCCTGAATGCGATGGTGTGCGGATTCTTTCAGCTCGCTCGTATCAATTTCTCCAGGTTGTACCCGAGCCCGTACGACGTATTTTTTCTGTGGGATCGCGAGCTAAATCCGCCATGTTGTTATCGGCATATGATGAGTTTATGTGTGGAAACGCCAACTCTGTGAAAATAATCCGTGATTTGCAAAGGGACAAACATGGGCTCTCCGAGGCAGTGGACGATTGCATCGCCGCTGCCAAATTCGAGTTGAGTGTATCGCAGCAGAAGCGATTGATGCGTGTAGCAGCCTTCGGTAAGTCGTTTTGTGCAATGTACGAATCTGATGTTTTCGTTGACGTTATTCGGCACCTCCGAGCGGTCAATATGTTGTGCAAGAGTAAAGCAGGGACGTTGTTATCCCAAGCGCAGTTGTCAGaattaaaagagaaattaGTAAGGCGACTCGCGCTGCTGAATTATCACCAACTTGCATATCATGTGTGTGAGTTGCTGGGTTTCAGCGCCAAGGATGTCATGATGGAGTGGGCGATGCTGATGTTAACGAACTCTTCCGTCTCGCAGGCAGATGAGGGGCGCCTGGTCTCCAGAGTTGTGGACAAATTAAAGTGCTGTAAGCAGTCTGCATATTGCGAAATTGCGCTTAAACTTTATCGCAGTCAGAGAGTAAGTGCGGCTCTTGCTGTACTCGAGGCTGAAACATCAGTATCGGAGAGAATATCTCACTTGCTGCAAATCAATCAACTGGAGGAGGGGCTTCGACAAGCTATAAGGTCGGGTGATACAGGATTAATTTTTACGGTCATAAAATATTTGATTTCCTCTGAAAGCAGTGACGCGTTGACCCTCTTGAAGAAGTTCGTCACATCAAGGAGAATGCTGTTCGCATTTGCCAAGTCAGCGAGAGTGACGAATAGTAAAGTGATGGAAATCTTTAAGACATACCCAGATGAGTGCGCTTACTTAGATCTTTTACGCTACCTCGAGGAGGTAAGGGTTTCTACCGGTAAacgtggggaggggggtcAAAGTTGTGAGGACTTGCTAGTAATCAAGCTTAATATTGTGCGCTCTACGCTGTTGTCATGCCCAATGGGTACTGTAAATATACCTTCGAAAGGCGGTTTGAGTGGGAGCACTTACTCCCACTCGCTGCTTTCAGGTTCATTCCGACCACCCTCTGATAGCGAAAAATGGCTTCGGCTGCACATGGATCTCAtggaggaacaaaaaaatctgGTAAAGAAACTAAAGGATCGTCGTTTCTTGGATGCCAGTGTCACAAAAACAATTACTCTTTGCCACGAGCATGGTTGCAAGGATGTTGCCGATCGTATTAAGAACAAGTTTGGAGTTTCCGACAAAATGAATACCTGGTGTATGGTAAAAGCAGCTGTGGAAACAAAGCAGTGGAATCTTGTCGATGAGATAAGTGATATTAGAGGCAAAGGTAGGTCCCCTGTTAGTGGTTTTGCATTTGTGAGAGCACTTTTTGCCAATTGTCAGCGACAGCAAGCCAAACAGTACATACCTAAAATTCCTCAAATAGAATGGAGAATGGAATACTATGTCCTTTGTGGCGATTGGAAAACTGCGGGTGCGGATTGTCGCCGTCATTCTGAACCGGAATTGTTAAGTCAGTTGAAGGACAGAGCAAAAGGGGATACTGACGCTTTGCGGCAAATTGAGGAAGGATGGAATTCTGTCCAAGAGTCGGGTGCCGTAAGATTGGCCAAATTATTCGGATGA
- a CDS encoding calpain-like cysteine peptidase, putative, whose translation MEIISVAEEYRYISEWLGCKVYSDLLEGLEKSPNELNLSRYVYSSKFFDCVIHFLERRSEIEVLDVSGMQVPTDQLVRLFTVLRSSSVTRLVLCNVHLDSTSGAALKDLAVACAGLHVVDLSGTGLSSEVEYAIHLQTEINRMQWEVNQTRWRKAVVPETAKIWRWRMESWNEDCFMGACHCSTEVCDASCRDIMNNAATSGAPFTDNSFPPDTALKNSDIKWVRVSSLVEDQRDQNECCVGDKPLVASVINDTSNLRAALSVVQQVSYLLRHLCIWKLPCIGAFAFRFFSGDTPIEVVIDDFIPMIGDRPAGIHHESNSGDYWGCLVEKAFAKLHGGYKNITGVGLGYALSCLTGGICFELQMKNLKKHVSVADIFRFLKDCVRKRRIVAFHANPEIERAFRCLEEIGIIPFTPYLLTAVEAPNADSGYTCVVRFSSLNDKPIEYIGATPHLVKDGIVEFPSNSMHLEHAISYFERIGLLLWPHGDPLYIHRHVIEYPCCCLGGSDTVSTFASNPSFLLSNNSNSEKEVVLVVRASSRDNEMHDEWTHLHIFKYSADGLGGMRRCDVCPRNELLSTKKAKGGEVGLVVLLKGNESLQVTVSSSAPFPCTLGATCLDCFDFVPLSLPELKTIKDWWRKGSELGPSFVIKNKTDITVRNFVVAISQIPNHKRTVGVGLEIRSACFLCPGGDDLLWLTEFRSDILVVFNLDVTMKPQESYRLVPRARCVHEDVQFSLTLFCVVPLEWE comes from the coding sequence ATGGAAATAATTAGTGTGGCTGAGGAGTACCGGTATATCTCTGAGTGGTTGGGCTGTAAAGTATACTCAGATTTGCTGGAAGGTTTGGAAAAATCTCCCAACGAACTGAATCTCAGCAGGTATGTCTATTCGTCTAAATTTTTCGATTGTGTTATTCATTTTCTTGAAAGGCGGTCTGAAATTGAGGTGTTAGATGTCAGTGGGATGCAAGTACCAACAGATCAGTTAGTACGTCTTTTTACTGTTCTGAGAAGCAGTTCGGTTACACGTCTCGTATTGTGCAACGTACACTTAGATAGCACGTCCGGTGCTGCATTAAAGGATTTGGCTGTTGCCTGTGCAGGGTTACACGTTGTCGACTTGTCTGGCACTGGTTTATCAAGTGAGGTTGAATATGCAATACATTTGCAGACGGAGATAAATAGAATGCAGTGGGAAGTAAATCAAACACGATGGCGAAAAGCAGTTGTTCCAGAGACAGCAAAAATTTGGAGGTGGCGAATGGAATCGTGGAATGAGGATTGCTTCATGGGAGCATGTCATTGCTCAACGGAGGTATGCGATGCGTCTTGCAGGGACATTATGAACAACGCAGCTACATCTGGTGCCCCATTTACAGATAATAGTTTCCCGCCTGATACTGCCTTAAAAAATAGTGATATAAAGTGGGTGAGGGTGAGCTCTCTTGTAGAAGACCAAAGGGATCAAAACGAATGCTGTGTTGGTGACAAACCATTGGTAGCCTCAGTAATAAATGATACTTCTAACCTTCGTGCTGCCCTTAGTGTGGTCCAACAGGTTTCTTATTTGCTTAGGCACCTTTGCATTTGGAAACTTCCTTGCATAGGAGCCTTTgcatttcgttttttttccggtGATACTCCAATAGAGGTCGTTATTGATGACTTCATTCCGATGATCGGTGATCGTCCGGCGGGTATTCACCATGAAAGCAACAGTGGTGACTATTGGGGATGTTTAGTAGAGAAGGCTTTTGCAAAACTTCACGGCGGGTACAAAAATATTACAGGAGTTGGTCTTGGTTATGCCCTCTCGTGCTTGACCGGTGGTATCTGCTTTGAACTTCAAATGAAGAATTTAAAGAAACATGTTAGTGTAGCTGATATATTCAGATTCTTGAAAGATTGTGTTCGTAAAAGGAGAATAGTTGCGTTTCATGCGAATCCGGAGATTGAAAGAGCCTTTAGATGCTTGGAAGAAATTGGTATTATTCCGTTTACACCTTATCTTCTGACGGCAGTGGAGGCTCCTAACGCTGACTCAGGATATACGTGTGTGGTACGGTTTTCTTCCTTGAATGATAAACCAATTGAATATATCGGCGCTACTCCACATTTGGTGAAAGATGGTATAGTAGAGTTTCCATCCAATAGCATGCACTTAGAGCATGCAATATCGTATTTCGAACGAATTGGCCTACTTCTCTGGCCTCACGGTGATCCACTCTATATTCACAGACATGTGATTGAGTATCCGTGCTGTTGTCTGGGAGGATCGGATACTGTGTCAACTTTTGCTAGTAATCCTTCGTTTCTCCTCTCAAATAACAGCAATTCGGAGAAAGAGGTAGTGTTGGTCGTGCGAGCGTCTAGTAGAGATAATGAAATGCATGATGAATGGACGCACTTACATATTTTCAAATATTCGGCTGACGGGTTGGGGGGAATGCGAAGATGTGATGTTTGTCCCAGAAATGAATTGCTTTCTACTAAAAAGGCCAAGGGTGGTGAGGTTGGTTTAGTGGTGTTACTCAAAGGAAATGAATCGTTACAGGTAACTGTGTCTTCCTCTGCTCCTTTCCCATGTACCTTGGGCGCAACGTGCTTGGATTGCTTTGACTTCGTTCCACTTTCCCTTCCGGAACTTAAAACAATTAAGGActggtggaggaaagggtCAGAATTGGGCCCGTCGTTCGtgattaaaaataaaactgaTATAACAGTTAGAAATTTCGTTGTGGCAATATCACAAATACCAAACCACAAACGAACCGTTGGTGTTGGCTTGGAAATACGTagtgcttgttttttgtgtccTGGCGGTGATGACCTTTTATGGTTAACGGAGTTTAGGTCAGAtattcttgttgttttcaatttGGACGTAACGATGAAGCCTCAGGAATCATATAGATTAGTTCCTCGCGCTAGGTGTGTACATGAAGATGTGCAGTTTTCTTTAacccttttttgtgttgttcctCTAGAATGGGAGTAA